In Arthrobacter alpinus, a single window of DNA contains:
- a CDS encoding DinB family protein, translating to MDITSKPSTGELVDIVAMLADQRNTFLIPMRGISEEQSRTRSTTSQLTLGSLVKHVASVEASWIKTLQEADEDAVFNMDEGLESHTVHPEETFEKLLQNYQAGANTTAEAIASIEDLDLLIPLPSAPWQSGREYWTVRRILLHILRETAQHSGHADIIREQLDGASTTLTMGADAGMNFD from the coding sequence ATGGATATAACCTCCAAACCGTCCACCGGTGAGCTCGTCGACATTGTCGCGATGCTGGCAGATCAACGCAACACATTTCTCATCCCTATGCGCGGCATCTCAGAAGAACAATCCCGGACCCGCAGCACCACAAGCCAGCTAACCCTAGGCAGCCTGGTCAAACACGTTGCTTCAGTAGAGGCCAGCTGGATCAAGACCCTCCAGGAAGCCGATGAAGACGCGGTCTTCAACATGGACGAGGGCCTGGAATCCCATACTGTGCATCCCGAGGAAACTTTTGAGAAGTTGCTGCAAAACTACCAAGCCGGGGCGAACACCACGGCCGAGGCGATTGCCTCGATCGAGGATCTTGACCTCCTGATTCCGCTGCCCAGTGCACCATGGCAGTCCGGACGGGAGTATTGGACGGTGCGCAGAATCTTGCTGCACATTCTGCGTGAAACGGCCCAACACAGCGGGCATGCGGACATCATCCGAGAACAGCTCGACGGCGCCAGCACCACCCTGACCATGGGAGCCGATGCCGGAATGAACTTCGACTGA
- a CDS encoding LutB/LldF family L-lactate oxidation iron-sulfur protein, protein MSNNTFLGMPALPVYGHGNLNATEPFPKAAHRELANTQLRANLGHATHTIRDKRLKVVAELSDWEDMRNAGSAIKDATMANLPALLEQFEANFTARGGIIHWARDAQEANEIVTALIRETGETEVVKVKSMATQEIGLNEYLEEQGIAAYETDLAELIVQLDHDKPSHILVPAIHKNRSQVREIFLREMPVVDPNLTDEPARLAEAARKHLRKKFLSAKVAVSGANFGLADTGTLTVVESEGNGRMCLTLPETLITVMGIEKLLPTWSDLEVFMQLLPRSSTGERMNPYTSLWTGVTPGDGPQNVHLVMLDNGRAAALADEYGRTALNCIRCSACMNVCPVYERTGGHAYGSTYPGPIGAILSPLMTGIKSEENSSLPYASSLCGACFDACPVKINIPEILVHLRGEDVDSKRAKLKVPSQMDLMMKGAEWAFSSGSHLNLLEKGLPLGKLAAGRSKVIKKLPGIAAGWTQSRDIPAPPAQSFRTWWDKEHKPGAAVVPASTNSEGEQP, encoded by the coding sequence ATGAGCAACAACACCTTTCTGGGCATGCCCGCCCTCCCCGTCTACGGCCATGGCAACCTCAACGCCACCGAACCGTTCCCCAAGGCCGCGCACCGCGAACTGGCCAACACCCAGCTGCGAGCCAACCTGGGCCATGCAACCCACACCATCAGGGACAAGCGCCTGAAAGTTGTGGCGGAGCTGTCCGACTGGGAGGACATGCGCAACGCCGGAAGTGCCATCAAGGACGCCACCATGGCGAACTTGCCAGCCCTGCTGGAGCAGTTCGAGGCCAACTTCACAGCCCGTGGCGGAATCATTCACTGGGCCCGCGATGCCCAGGAGGCCAACGAGATTGTCACCGCCCTGATCCGGGAAACCGGGGAAACCGAGGTGGTCAAGGTCAAATCCATGGCCACCCAAGAAATCGGCCTCAACGAATACCTGGAAGAGCAGGGCATCGCCGCCTACGAGACCGACCTGGCCGAGCTTATTGTGCAGCTTGACCACGACAAGCCCAGCCACATCCTGGTCCCTGCCATCCACAAGAACCGCAGTCAGGTCCGTGAGATCTTCCTGCGCGAAATGCCTGTGGTGGATCCGAATCTTACGGATGAGCCGGCCCGCCTGGCCGAGGCCGCGCGCAAGCACCTGCGCAAGAAGTTCCTCTCCGCCAAGGTGGCAGTCTCCGGGGCCAACTTTGGCCTGGCTGACACGGGCACGCTGACAGTGGTTGAATCCGAAGGCAACGGCCGCATGTGCCTGACCCTGCCGGAAACCCTCATCACCGTCATGGGCATTGAAAAGCTGCTGCCCACCTGGAGCGACCTCGAGGTGTTCATGCAGCTGCTGCCGCGCTCCTCCACGGGTGAACGCATGAACCCGTACACTTCGCTGTGGACGGGCGTCACCCCCGGTGACGGCCCGCAGAACGTGCACCTGGTCATGCTGGACAACGGCCGGGCCGCAGCCCTGGCCGATGAATACGGCCGAACGGCGCTAAATTGCATACGCTGCTCGGCATGTATGAATGTTTGCCCCGTGTACGAGCGCACCGGCGGACACGCCTACGGCTCCACCTACCCGGGCCCCATTGGCGCCATCCTGTCCCCACTCATGACGGGCATCAAGAGCGAAGAAAACAGTTCGCTGCCTTACGCCTCCTCACTGTGCGGCGCCTGCTTTGACGCCTGCCCCGTGAAAATCAACATCCCCGAAATCCTTGTCCACCTGCGCGGCGAGGACGTGGATTCCAAGCGCGCCAAGCTCAAGGTGCCCTCCCAGATGGACCTCATGATGAAGGGGGCCGAGTGGGCATTTTCCAGCGGATCGCACCTGAACCTGTTGGAAAAAGGTCTGCCCCTGGGAAAGCTTGCAGCCGGGCGCAGCAAGGTCATCAAGAAGCTACCGGGCATCGCCGCCGGCTGGACGCAGAGCCGGGACATTCCAGCCCCGCCCGCCCAATCGTTCCGCACGTGGTGGGACAAGGAACACAAGCCGGGTGCCGCCGTCGTGCCGGCTTCCACAAATAGTGAAGGGGAGCAGCCGTGA
- a CDS encoding LysE family translocator: MEPQALTGFLIVAITLTCTPGPDWAFAIAAGLGRRSFVPAVAGLCSGYVLHTVLLAAGIAALMAAIPSLLLWLTVAGAIYLLWLGFVTTKSWRGAGFVTVGPNGEIPTATTAGTVAAPDASRSAWGSFLQGFGTSSINPKGLLLFVALTPQFIKTDAALSVPLQSAILGLSFVLSTAVIYTLVAAGSRKLLRSRPGAARGVTLSSGIIMCGLGAVLLIEQIGPVTAAARQLSALA; encoded by the coding sequence ATGGAACCGCAGGCCCTCACGGGATTCCTCATCGTCGCCATCACCTTGACCTGCACGCCAGGTCCGGACTGGGCATTCGCCATTGCTGCGGGCCTTGGGCGTCGCAGCTTTGTCCCCGCCGTGGCTGGGTTGTGCAGTGGCTACGTCCTGCACACGGTCTTGCTGGCGGCGGGCATCGCCGCACTCATGGCGGCTATCCCCAGCCTGCTGCTGTGGTTGACCGTAGCGGGCGCCATCTACCTTCTGTGGCTGGGGTTCGTGACCACCAAGTCCTGGCGCGGAGCGGGTTTCGTAACCGTGGGGCCTAACGGCGAAATTCCCACTGCAACCACTGCTGGGACGGTCGCCGCCCCGGACGCCTCCCGCTCGGCGTGGGGATCCTTCCTGCAGGGATTCGGAACCAGCAGCATCAATCCGAAGGGACTGCTGCTCTTCGTAGCCCTGACCCCGCAGTTCATCAAGACCGATGCGGCCTTATCGGTGCCGCTGCAATCGGCAATTCTCGGCCTGTCCTTCGTTCTGTCAACGGCCGTTATCTACACACTGGTGGCCGCAGGCTCGCGAAAGCTGCTGCGTTCGCGACCCGGTGCAGCCCGCGGCGTAACCCTCTCCAGCGGCATCATCATGTGCGGACTCGGAGCCGTGCTGCTCATTGAACAGATCGGCCCGGTAACCGCGGCCGCTCGTCAGCTTTCCGCCCTGGCCTAG
- a CDS encoding flavin monoamine oxidase family protein, producing MTSAGNQSIDRDVVIIGAGPSGLTAARELKKAGLSVAVIEARDRVGGRTWSNTIDGAWLEIGGQWVSPDQTALIGLLGELGLDTYPRYRDGDSVYVAPDGTRTRYTGEMFPVSADTEAAMNKLIDTLDALAALMDPEKPWDHPQARELDIISFHHWLRTQSSDEEACNNIGLFIAGGMLTKPAHAFSALQAVFMASSAGSFSNLVDDNFILDKRVVGGMQGVSLAIAAELGEDVILNSPARTVRWEENDGGYRATVIADGATVTAKRVVMAVPPNLYSRVSFDPPLPRRQHQMHQHQSLGLVIKVHAVYDTPFWRADGLSGTGFSASSLVQEVYDNTNHEDPRGTLVGFISDEKADYAFTLTAEQRKKEITASLAEFLGDAAAEPVVYYESDWGSEEWTRGAYASSYDLGGLHRYGPDQLTPVGPIHWSCSDLAAEGYQHVDGAVRMGQFTAAKLIAELG from the coding sequence ATGACATCGGCAGGAAATCAGTCAATCGACCGCGACGTCGTCATCATCGGCGCCGGACCGTCAGGGCTGACCGCAGCCCGCGAGCTGAAAAAGGCCGGCCTGAGCGTGGCCGTCATCGAGGCGCGCGATCGTGTTGGCGGGCGCACCTGGTCCAACACGATCGACGGCGCCTGGCTTGAAATTGGCGGCCAGTGGGTCTCGCCAGACCAGACCGCGCTGATCGGACTCCTCGGGGAGCTCGGCCTTGACACGTACCCCCGCTACCGCGACGGCGACAGCGTCTACGTTGCCCCCGACGGCACCCGCACCCGCTACACGGGCGAGATGTTCCCCGTCTCCGCGGACACCGAAGCGGCCATGAACAAGCTCATCGACACCCTCGACGCACTCGCGGCCCTCATGGACCCCGAAAAGCCCTGGGACCACCCGCAGGCCCGCGAACTCGACATCATTTCCTTCCACCACTGGCTGCGCACCCAGTCCAGCGACGAGGAGGCCTGCAACAACATTGGCCTGTTCATCGCCGGCGGCATGCTCACCAAGCCGGCCCACGCCTTCTCCGCGTTGCAGGCCGTGTTCATGGCCTCCTCGGCGGGTTCCTTCTCCAACCTGGTGGATGACAACTTCATCCTCGACAAGCGCGTTGTGGGCGGCATGCAGGGCGTCTCGCTCGCCATTGCCGCTGAACTGGGCGAGGACGTCATCCTGAACTCTCCGGCCCGAACCGTCCGTTGGGAAGAGAACGACGGCGGCTACCGCGCCACCGTGATTGCCGACGGCGCCACCGTCACCGCCAAGCGCGTGGTCATGGCCGTGCCGCCAAACCTGTACAGCCGCGTGTCCTTTGACCCGCCGCTGCCGCGTCGCCAGCACCAGATGCACCAGCACCAGTCGCTGGGCCTGGTCATCAAGGTCCACGCCGTCTACGACACCCCGTTCTGGCGTGCAGACGGCCTCTCCGGCACCGGCTTCAGCGCCTCCTCTCTGGTCCAGGAGGTGTACGACAACACCAACCACGAGGACCCCCGCGGCACACTCGTTGGCTTTATCTCCGACGAAAAGGCCGACTACGCCTTCACTCTCACAGCCGAGCAGCGCAAGAAGGAAATCACGGCCTCCCTGGCCGAATTCCTCGGCGACGCCGCGGCAGAACCGGTTGTCTATTACGAATCCGACTGGGGCTCCGAAGAATGGACACGAGGCGCCTACGCCTCCAGCTACGACCTCGGCGGCCTGCACCGCTACGGCCCCGACCAGCTCACCCCCGTTGGACCCATCCACTGGTCCTGCTCCGACCTCGCCGCCGAGGGCTACCAGCACGTTGACGGCGCAGTCCGCATGGGCCAGTTCACCGCCGCGAAGCTGATCGCAGAGCTGGGGTAA
- a CDS encoding stealth family protein translates to MSPGAEAILAREDVVLHRGRLALVNGAARFGARSAPQTPHEAMVADLLSIRSILEEHSIDYLLVRGNDLRPVLAIDALLREDLQRALAEGFDNEPFYARSVDTRKSTVLLADGSLARSTKTRIMRLFRPRVDPVGGLYFGAAWGVQLELWSFSEDEIDLPLENSLTRRRIDRTDAARSSVELYGLHWPTIENMFIDHVFDIRFDIDMVFSWVDGSSAEYQQARRALEADAVLGDGDDHESRFRQVDELKYALRSVYMFAPWVRRIFIATDSPAPAWLAAHPRVTLVRSQEHFADASVLPTHNSMAVESQLHHIEGLSEHFLYSNDDMFFGRPISPDMFFTAGGITRFMLSPNRIGLGENEAERSGFENSARVNRKLLWDRFGAFTTHHLEHSAAPLRRSVLRELEQEFTPEFSATAASTFRAASNISVTNSLYHYYALLTGRAVMQKDGKGIYVDTSNTAGLASLERILAQRSADFLCLNDGSNGDASPSRRREIVTDFLEKYFPFKAPWEK, encoded by the coding sequence ATGTCACCGGGGGCGGAAGCAATTCTGGCTCGGGAAGATGTGGTTTTACACCGAGGGAGGTTGGCGCTGGTCAATGGCGCTGCCCGTTTTGGTGCCCGGAGTGCACCACAGACACCGCATGAAGCCATGGTGGCCGACCTCCTCTCCATTCGGAGCATCCTCGAAGAGCATTCGATCGACTATCTCTTGGTGCGCGGGAACGATCTTCGCCCCGTGCTGGCCATTGACGCGTTGTTGCGTGAGGATCTCCAGCGGGCGCTGGCGGAGGGATTCGACAATGAACCGTTCTATGCCCGCAGCGTCGACACCAGGAAGTCCACCGTGCTGCTGGCTGACGGGTCATTGGCCAGATCGACCAAGACGCGCATCATGCGGCTGTTCCGGCCGCGGGTGGACCCGGTGGGTGGCCTCTACTTTGGCGCGGCGTGGGGCGTCCAGCTCGAGCTCTGGTCCTTTTCCGAAGACGAGATCGATCTGCCACTGGAAAATTCACTCACCCGGCGCAGGATCGACCGCACGGATGCCGCCCGCAGCTCGGTTGAACTTTACGGACTCCATTGGCCCACCATCGAGAACATGTTCATCGACCATGTCTTTGATATCCGCTTTGACATTGACATGGTTTTTTCCTGGGTGGACGGCAGCAGCGCCGAGTACCAACAAGCCCGGCGGGCCCTTGAAGCAGATGCAGTTCTTGGCGACGGCGACGATCATGAATCACGCTTCCGTCAGGTTGATGAGTTGAAATATGCGTTACGTTCCGTGTATATGTTTGCCCCGTGGGTCAGGCGCATCTTCATTGCCACGGACTCCCCCGCGCCAGCTTGGCTGGCAGCTCACCCTAGGGTCACTCTGGTGCGCAGCCAGGAGCATTTTGCGGATGCTTCAGTGCTGCCAACGCACAACTCCATGGCAGTGGAATCGCAATTGCATCATATTGAGGGCTTGTCCGAACACTTCTTATATTCCAATGACGACATGTTCTTTGGCCGGCCCATCTCCCCGGATATGTTCTTTACTGCAGGCGGAATCACCCGCTTCATGCTTTCGCCCAACAGGATTGGCCTTGGTGAAAACGAGGCCGAGCGGAGCGGCTTTGAGAACTCAGCCCGCGTCAACCGCAAGCTCTTGTGGGACCGTTTCGGGGCCTTCACCACGCATCATCTGGAACACAGCGCCGCACCGCTGCGCAGATCCGTACTGAGGGAACTGGAACAAGAATTCACGCCGGAATTTTCCGCCACTGCGGCCAGCACCTTTAGGGCCGCCAGCAATATCTCCGTGACCAACTCGCTTTACCATTACTACGCCCTGCTGACCGGCCGAGCCGTCATGCAAAAGGATGGCAAGGGCATCTATGTCGACACCTCCAACACTGCCGGATTGGCCTCGCTTGAACGGATCCTGGCCCAACGAAGCGCCGATTTCCTATGCCTGAATGACGGCAGCAATGGCGATGCCAGCCCATCGCGGCGACGTGAAATCGTCACAGACTTTCTGGAGAAGTATTTTCCATTCAAGGCACCCTGGGAAAAGTAG
- a CDS encoding TetR/AcrR family transcriptional regulator encodes MAEPVEPHAQARRRAGRPPRALLSSARITKAALKLVSHDGYKGLTMAALARSLNVAPSALYNHVQSKQDVLLLVEDHLMGRVDVSAFALEPWETAVSTWARSYRDVFASHLPLIPVIALLPVTNAPATVTMYEAVTVGFLAAGWPPESVIDAVVALESFIYGSAYDVNAPANIFDAGELAPQAPNFSSAVERRGARAATRNDADAAFEVGLKAIIAGLAATLGPRD; translated from the coding sequence TTGGCCGAGCCCGTAGAGCCGCACGCACAAGCACGACGCCGGGCAGGTCGCCCGCCGCGGGCACTGCTCAGCTCCGCCCGGATCACCAAGGCTGCGCTGAAGCTGGTCAGCCACGACGGCTACAAAGGGCTGACCATGGCGGCGCTTGCGAGGTCATTGAACGTGGCACCTTCGGCCCTGTACAACCACGTGCAGTCCAAGCAGGACGTACTGCTGCTCGTGGAGGACCACCTCATGGGCCGCGTGGACGTTTCCGCCTTCGCGCTGGAACCTTGGGAAACAGCCGTAAGCACCTGGGCGCGATCCTACCGGGACGTCTTCGCCTCACACTTGCCGCTGATACCCGTCATTGCACTGCTGCCGGTCACCAATGCCCCGGCAACCGTCACGATGTATGAGGCTGTCACCGTAGGATTCTTAGCGGCGGGCTGGCCACCAGAATCGGTCATCGACGCCGTGGTGGCACTGGAATCGTTCATCTACGGATCCGCCTACGACGTCAATGCCCCAGCCAATATCTTCGACGCCGGCGAACTGGCACCCCAGGCGCCAAACTTCAGCTCCGCCGTCGAACGTCGAGGTGCACGCGCTGCCACGCGAAATGACGCCGACGCGGCGTTTGAAGTGGGCCTAAAGGCAATAATCGCGGGACTCGCCGCGACGCTGGGGCCACGGGACTAG
- a CDS encoding DoxX family membrane protein translates to MGFSISNAALRLVSGGFILNSGINKLNLPAEHAAGLQEMAQRAIPQVGHLKPEQFGKYLSYSEIGLGALILTPFIPSRLAGLALGAFSGGLVATYLKTPGMTEADGVRPTVAGTPLAKDFWLAGIAVALLFNRKRAASNSQ, encoded by the coding sequence ATGGGATTCAGCATCAGCAACGCAGCACTTCGCCTTGTCTCGGGAGGGTTCATCCTCAACTCCGGCATCAACAAACTCAACCTTCCGGCGGAACACGCAGCCGGCTTACAGGAAATGGCCCAACGCGCAATCCCGCAGGTGGGCCATCTGAAGCCTGAACAATTTGGCAAGTACCTAAGCTACTCCGAGATCGGCCTCGGCGCCCTGATCCTCACACCATTCATTCCCAGCCGCCTCGCCGGGCTGGCCCTGGGCGCCTTTTCTGGCGGCCTTGTTGCCACCTACCTCAAGACGCCGGGCATGACCGAGGCCGACGGGGTCCGCCCAACGGTTGCCGGCACACCTCTGGCCAAGGACTTCTGGCTGGCCGGGATCGCTGTTGCCCTGCTCTTCAATCGAAAGCGCGCCGCCAGCAATAGCCAGTAG
- a CDS encoding Lrp/AsnC family transcriptional regulator, whose amino-acid sequence MIDAIDKEILRTLQNDGRMSATALAAEIGLTVAPCHRRLKDLEGSGVISGYRAIVDPVAVGLGFEALVFVSLAQVDRATIDEFEAEVSGNRRITSAQRLFGDPDYILKVVTKDLDDYQKFYDTELTSLPGVLRLRSTLVMKNLKPSAGLPL is encoded by the coding sequence GTGATTGATGCAATTGATAAAGAAATTTTGCGCACCCTCCAAAATGATGGACGCATGAGCGCCACGGCGCTTGCCGCGGAGATTGGGCTGACGGTTGCGCCGTGCCATCGCCGCCTGAAGGACTTGGAGGGCTCGGGTGTCATTAGCGGGTACCGGGCGATCGTGGATCCGGTGGCCGTGGGACTGGGTTTTGAGGCACTGGTCTTTGTCTCGTTGGCCCAGGTGGACCGCGCCACGATCGATGAATTCGAAGCCGAGGTGTCTGGCAATCGCCGCATTACATCCGCCCAGCGCCTTTTTGGCGATCCGGATTACATTCTGAAGGTCGTGACCAAGGATCTCGATGACTACCAAAAGTTTTACGACACCGAACTGACCAGTCTCCCGGGCGTTCTGCGCCTGCGCTCCACCTTGGTCATGAAGAATCTCAAGCCCAGCGCTGGCCTGCCGCTCTAG
- a CDS encoding LutC/YkgG family protein has translation MSAREDIMNRIKSALRDAPGTPEVPRDYRRSSDMTAEQRLDQLVDRLVDYKANVFVTPAAEVPAKLAELLAGSSSIVVPHGLPQEWLSEVKNDAGTLVVHVDSPDTRLATAELDAVEAVVTAAAVAVSETGTIMLDGSADQGRRVISLVPDRHICILRSEQIVEVLPEAIARLEATRPQTWISGPSATSDIELERVEGVHGPRTLDVIILT, from the coding sequence GTGAGCGCCCGCGAGGACATCATGAACAGGATCAAGTCGGCCCTGCGCGACGCCCCGGGGACCCCCGAGGTGCCCCGGGACTACCGCCGGAGTTCAGACATGACGGCGGAGCAGCGGCTCGATCAGCTCGTGGACCGGTTGGTGGATTACAAGGCCAACGTGTTTGTCACGCCCGCCGCGGAGGTGCCCGCCAAGTTGGCTGAACTGCTGGCCGGCAGCTCCTCGATTGTGGTGCCGCACGGACTGCCCCAAGAGTGGCTTTCCGAGGTGAAGAACGACGCCGGGACGCTGGTAGTGCACGTCGACTCACCGGATACGCGCCTTGCCACCGCCGAGCTGGATGCCGTGGAGGCCGTGGTGACGGCAGCGGCGGTGGCAGTGTCGGAGACGGGCACCATCATGCTCGACGGCAGTGCCGATCAGGGCAGGCGAGTGATCTCGCTGGTCCCGGACAGGCACATCTGCATCCTGCGTTCGGAACAAATCGTGGAGGTGCTTCCGGAGGCGATTGCTCGGCTGGAAGCAACGCGACCACAGACCTGGATCAGCGGGCCCAGTGCCACGAGTGATATTGAGCTGGAACGCGTCGAGGGCGTCCATGGTCCGCGCACGCTGGACGTCATCATCCTGACGTAG
- a CDS encoding (Fe-S)-binding protein, with protein MKIALFATCIVDAMYPRTAQATVAILERLGHEVVFPPGQACCGQMHVNSGYFKEARAVVANHVRAFDTEDYDVAVAPSGSCVASVKHQHEMVARRCGDAKLEARAAAVGAKTYELSQLLTDVLGITNASEQLGSHFPHKVTYHPSCHGMRLLRLEDRQLNLLASVGGIEMVELPEADQCCGFGGTFSMKNADVSSAMNADKAANICSTGAELCSGGDASCLMHIGGGLSRQGSEVGTLHFAEILASTLEEPAAVNGSVKLAGSKR; from the coding sequence ATGAAAATTGCGCTCTTTGCCACCTGCATCGTTGACGCCATGTATCCACGCACCGCACAGGCCACTGTGGCGATCCTGGAGCGGCTGGGGCACGAAGTTGTATTCCCTCCCGGGCAGGCCTGCTGCGGCCAGATGCACGTGAATTCCGGCTACTTCAAGGAAGCCCGTGCCGTTGTTGCCAACCATGTGCGGGCCTTTGACACGGAAGATTACGACGTCGCCGTGGCGCCTTCGGGGTCCTGCGTCGCCAGCGTGAAACACCAGCATGAGATGGTGGCGCGCCGCTGTGGTGATGCCAAGCTGGAAGCCCGGGCCGCCGCTGTTGGTGCCAAGACCTACGAACTGTCCCAGCTGCTGACTGACGTCCTGGGCATCACCAACGCCTCCGAGCAGCTGGGCTCCCACTTCCCGCACAAGGTCACCTACCACCCCAGCTGCCACGGCATGCGGCTGCTGCGCTTGGAAGACAGGCAACTGAACCTACTGGCCAGCGTTGGTGGAATTGAAATGGTGGAACTTCCCGAGGCTGATCAATGTTGCGGATTCGGCGGCACCTTCTCCATGAAGAACGCGGACGTTTCCAGTGCCATGAACGCAGACAAGGCAGCCAATATTTGTAGCACCGGCGCGGAGCTATGCTCCGGCGGCGACGCCAGCTGTCTCATGCACATTGGCGGTGGGCTTTCCCGGCAGGGGAGCGAGGTTGGGACCCTGCATTTCGCGGAGATCCTGGCCAGCACGCTCGAAGAGCCAGCCGCCGTCAATGGCTCAGTCAAACTGGCAGGGAGCAAGCGATGA
- a CDS encoding mycothiol transferase, with the protein MRSSELLVDAFGRIDTIVLGVLDGLDADAMNWRPSGTGNSIGWLVWHLCRIQDEQIADAAGTESVWRVGEYAERFGLELSPADTGYGHSAHQVDAVRFASTVLLENYHDAVLARSLEFAGALEDSDLDRVVDTRWDPPVTLGVRLVSIIDDCAQHGGQASYVRGLSEALPKRSQDRLPLL; encoded by the coding sequence ATGAGGTCTTCGGAGTTGTTGGTGGATGCATTTGGCAGGATCGACACGATCGTTTTGGGTGTCTTGGACGGGCTGGACGCGGACGCGATGAATTGGCGCCCCAGTGGAACAGGTAACTCCATCGGGTGGCTGGTGTGGCATTTGTGCCGCATACAGGACGAGCAAATTGCTGATGCAGCTGGTACGGAATCGGTGTGGCGTGTCGGTGAATATGCCGAGCGCTTTGGGTTGGAGCTTAGTCCGGCCGACACGGGCTACGGGCACTCTGCCCATCAGGTTGACGCTGTTCGCTTCGCGTCAACCGTGCTGCTGGAGAATTACCACGACGCGGTGCTGGCGCGGAGTCTTGAATTTGCCGGTGCCCTTGAGGATTCCGATCTGGACAGGGTTGTGGATACTCGATGGGACCCTCCAGTAACTCTTGGCGTTCGGCTCGTCAGCATCATCGACGACTGTGCCCAGCATGGCGGACAAGCCAGCTATGTCAGGGGCCTTTCCGAAGCGCTGCCAAAACGTTCCCAGGACCGACTGCCGTTGCTATGA
- a CDS encoding universal stress protein, translating into MRYVVGYAANARGGDAVNLAVALARRQGASLDLVMVMPEDSPYNGVYPPVAGFGDILAEQISHWIDEGLALVPDDVPAQAHIRRGESEAEALIAAAEELGAELLVIGASSSGLFKRFSIGSVASALLHAATVPVVLAPSGYSRTDPITRLTCALGTRAGAEDVLRTGLEMAKRRCLPLRLVSLVALGQGDATASIEEARAHLRSVAEASQGLAAADLDKPEIDVVVGHGRTIEDAVDGLNWKKGEILLIGSSRLAQNKSIFLGSTANRILRALPVPMIVVPRNFEFPTNEVTK; encoded by the coding sequence ATGCGGTATGTAGTTGGATATGCGGCCAATGCCCGTGGCGGCGATGCCGTCAACCTGGCCGTGGCGCTGGCCCGCAGGCAGGGTGCTTCCCTGGATTTGGTGATGGTGATGCCCGAGGATTCGCCCTACAACGGGGTTTATCCGCCTGTGGCCGGGTTTGGTGACATTCTGGCCGAGCAGATTTCACATTGGATCGATGAGGGGCTGGCCTTAGTCCCGGACGACGTCCCGGCACAGGCCCACATTCGCCGCGGAGAATCAGAGGCGGAAGCCCTGATAGCTGCTGCCGAGGAATTGGGGGCTGAGCTGCTGGTCATCGGGGCCAGCAGCTCAGGATTGTTCAAGCGCTTCTCCATCGGCTCTGTGGCCAGCGCCCTGCTGCACGCCGCCACGGTTCCTGTGGTGCTGGCCCCTTCGGGCTATAGCCGCACGGATCCCATCACGCGCCTGACCTGCGCGCTTGGTACCCGGGCCGGGGCTGAAGACGTGCTGCGCACCGGGCTCGAGATGGCCAAACGCCGTTGCCTGCCACTGCGGCTCGTCTCGCTCGTAGCCCTGGGCCAAGGTGATGCAACAGCCAGTATCGAGGAAGCGCGCGCCCATCTGCGCAGCGTTGCGGAAGCCAGCCAAGGCCTGGCCGCGGCCGACCTCGACAAACCCGAGATCGACGTCGTTGTTGGTCATGGGCGGACCATTGAGGACGCTGTGGACGGGCTGAATTGGAAGAAGGGCGAGATCCTGCTGATTGGCTCCAGCCGCCTGGCCCAGAACAAATCCATCTTCTTGGGCAGCACCGCCAACCGAATCCTGCGGGCCCTGCCAGTTCCCATGATTGTGGTGCCCCGCAATTTTGAATTCCCTACCAACGAGGTGACGAAGTGA